The genomic segment ACCGGCCCGTTCAAATACGACGGAGCCCGACCATGATCACCTGTTTCATCCGCTACGAGATCGACCCGAACAAGGTCGAGGCTTTCGAGCACTACGCGCGCAACTGGGGACAGGCCATTCCACGCAACGGCGCCGACCTCATCGGCTATTACGCGCCGCACGAGGGATCCGCCACCACCGCCTACGGCATCTACAATATCGAAAGCCTCGCCGCCTATGAGGCCTACCGTGCCCGCCTGCGCGAAGATGTGCTGGGGCGCGAGAACTACGAGTTTGCGCGCCGGGAAAGATTCATCCACCGTGAGGACCGGCTCTTCCTGCGGCTAGCTTCGGCGCCGCACAGCTCCATGGTGCGGCTATGATCGCGGTGATCTTCGAAGTCTCCCCCGCGTCCGGCCGAAAGGGCGACTACCTGGCGCTGGCTGCCGCCCTCAAGGCCGAGCTCACCGAGATGAAGGGGTTCATTTCCATCGAGCGCTTCGAGAGCCTTTCCGAACCGGGCAAGATTCTATCGCTCTCGTTCTGGGAAGATGAGGAGGCCGTAATGCGCTGGCGCAACCTTGCTTCGCATCGCGAAGCGCAACGACAGGGACGTGAGGGCGTTTTCGCCGACTATCGCCTGAGGGTGGCATCTGTGATGCGCGACTACGGCATGCACCGCCGCAGCCAGGCACCTGAGGACAGCCGGAACGTCCACGAGCGCAGCCCGTTGACCATCGCGGCGCCGTCCGGCTAACTCACGGCTCCATCAATCGAAGGCAGAACATGTCCGCGTCCGAAATTCCCCCCTTTGCCCGC from the Youhaiella tibetensis genome contains:
- a CDS encoding NIPSNAP family protein; the protein is MITCFIRYEIDPNKVEAFEHYARNWGQAIPRNGADLIGYYAPHEGSATTAYGIYNIESLAAYEAYRARLREDVLGRENYEFARRERFIHREDRLFLRLASAPHSSMVRL
- a CDS encoding antibiotic biosynthesis monooxygenase family protein; protein product: MIAVIFEVSPASGRKGDYLALAAALKAELTEMKGFISIERFESLSEPGKILSLSFWEDEEAVMRWRNLASHREAQRQGREGVFADYRLRVASVMRDYGMHRRSQAPEDSRNVHERSPLTIAAPSG